The Nicotiana tomentosiformis chromosome 9, ASM39032v3, whole genome shotgun sequence genome contains the following window.
AGATCCCCAAAGGAGGAGGAGCATCACCCTCTTGGTATCTACCGGATGCCATCTGTTGTTCCGATCGGTGGAATTTTCTAACTATACGAAGCCTTTGGCTTTAGAAAAAGATAGGGATAAAATACAAACtttctcgggagagtgtttgctgaacaatgccatgcacaatacAGCGGAGGTATAGTCTTTGTTTCCTATGTTGTTTCTTCTATCTTTGTTATGGCAAGGTTTTAAATTTGCATTTTCGTTTTGCAGGCCAATttccttgcttctgagggccttcaaaggctaATTCGTGATAAGGAATAACTTACCTCCGTGCGGGATCAACTTTTGAATAAGCAAGATCAGTCTGCTGCTCACCTATCAGAACTGGAAGCACAAGCTGCTGAGGCCGTTCAGTTGGGGGCTTGGTTGCAGTAAAGCGAACGAGAAGTAGGGATCTTTAGCCATGAGTTTTCCCCATTAAGGGTACAATTTGACGAAACTAAGGCCAAATGGGTTGAAATCTAAATACCATTCTTGCTTCATccgatcgtgaggctgcctccgctgaatgattgaataatttggaggcaaCCTTAAACTCCAAGACTGAAGAAGTTACTGCTACCGAGGCGAAGTATGCCCGGTTGGAGGAGAAGCATAAGAGGACCATTGAGCACAATAGAGTTTTCAGCTCCACTCTCCGTGACCTTGATGTCAGCCTCTGGGCCACCAAATCCGCGCAGGAtaacctttctgccgaggttgaCCGACTTTAAAGAAGAACTCCAGCGCCGAGCGGCTTTCCTCATTGTCGAAAAAACATATGCTATGATTAGCATGAGtataaaaaccttggaagaggccaaagcgtgtgtcattgactttgatggcGAAATCGCTAAGGCACATGAGCTGGAGTCAACTACCAAAAATGGTCTTCCGGCCCGCCTTGATGCTACCGACTCTTCTAGTTCCGGTTTTGAGTTCTCGGGAACTGAAAAAGAAGCGGAAGGTGATGATGTTGAAGGCCAAAATGGTAAAGGCCAAGATATTGAGCCGGCGGCAGATCCACCCACTTCTTCTGGGGTGCAGATGCTTCTCTTCCTCCGTGTTCCGGAGATACAGTAGCTTAGTTTTTGCTTTCTAttctttttcattcttttttaTTTGTGCTACTTGGCACATTTTTCGTTTAAGTACTCTTCAAGTTTTTCTCTTTTCGTTTACGTATATGTGCAAGTTTTACTCTTTGCGTCCTTTTCATTGAAGTATTTTCATAAGTTTTACTCTTTGCATCGAATTATGCAAGGCTTCGAGTGTATTTTTCCCTGAGAGCATTCGAATTCCGGGGCATAAGTTTTttcgaaatcaaccctttaatgtgagggtttcataagagagggccctcctatgtttacggtgctcttgaagaggatgtctccTTTCATTacagcactagcatttgaagtacttgtttaactttcaaatgataaaattaattcatcgttcagacaagaaacaagatagaaataaaaggactttactttattcttttcattgtggctaatttgtacaacttgtttctacggggttgGTTGCGTTGTCTTCGGTCCCGGTGATACAACTTTGTTTCCGAGTTTCGTATTTCGATCGGTGTAGCAGTCATTGTTCTTGTATCCTCATATctttccccccagtgttcgaatgcgaagaatgcaaatTTGAACACTGAAAAACTTGATTCTTTTGAAATTCTACCAGttgatggttagataatctttagtTCGATAACAAGCTTCACTTCCCCTTATGAAATTTGTTATCAAtccaaagactatctaacaaaCCCTAGTGGCTTGCACCCGTGAACGTTCGGGTAACCCTTATCCGATAGCAAATTTTACTTCCCAGTAGGAACTTTTGCTACcaagccaaagattatctaacctcTCCATAGTGATCCATCATCTGCGTGCCTTGTCATTTTAAGGTCTTATTTCTGCAGACAAAGCTTCCTTAGTACTATGCTTTtcgttgttgcctcgttaaaaaccttgccaaaaaaactcaattgggacaaaaactggatgaAGGGAAAatgagtgcagcacatactttcagtgtaGGTCAGGTTCattagcaataatatcttttgaggtgtgccacattccagttgctcgtCAACTTTACTCCATCTTGACTTTCCAATTCGTATGACCCTTTTCCAGTGACAGCGGAAAcgcggtaggggccttcccacattGGCCCCAGCATCCCTGCGTTGAGCTCCCAggtgttctgagttactttccttaaaaccaagtctcctactttgacatactggaggttggctcttcgattgttaTATCTTTCAATTCTCCGCTTTTGGGCCGCCATCCTTGTATGTGCCAAGTCCCTATGTTCGTCGAGCAGCTCCAATTGGACcaacattgcttcattgtttgctTCTTTGTCCGCTCGGAAATATCTTAGGGTAGGTTCTCCTACTTCCGCCGGGATCAAGGCTTCCGATCCGTACACAAAAGAGAAAAGAGTTTCCCCGTGCTTGATTTGACTGTTGTACGGTATGCCTATAGTACTCTTGGtagctcttcgggccatttgcctttagcCATTTCCAATCTCTTTTGGACATTCAAAATAATCACCTTGTTCGTTGA
Protein-coding sequences here:
- the LOC138898890 gene encoding uncharacterized protein: MARRATKSTIGIPYNSQIKHGETLFSFVYGSEALIPAEVGEPTLRYFRADKEANNEAMLVQLELLDEHRDLAHTRMAAQKRRIERYNNRRANLQYVKVGDLVLRKVTQNTWELNAGMLGPMWEGPYRVSAVTGKGSYELESQDGVKLTSNWNVAHLKRYYC